CAGCCGGCACTCCAGCGGCCACTCTTCTTCCTGTTCCTGGCTTTCTACTTGGTCACCGTGGTAGGGAACCTGGGCCTAGTCATCCTAATTGGGCTCAACTCCCACCTGCACACCCCCATGTACTTTTTCCTCTTCAACTTGTCCTTCATAGACTTCTGCTACTCCACGGTCATCTCTCCCAAACTGCTGATGAGTTTCATCTTGAAGAAGAACATCATCTCCTACGCAGGTTGCATGGCCcaactcttcttctttctcttcttcgtTGTCTCAGAGTCCTTTATTCTGTCCGCCATGGCTTATGACCGCTACGTGGCCATCTGCAACCCACTTATGTACACCACCAGCATGTCACCCCACACCTGCTTGCTTCTGTTGGTGGGAGTCTACGTGATGGGCTTTGCAGGGGCCATGGCTCACACAGCCTGTATGGTTCAGCTGACCTTCTGTGCCCACAATCTGGTCAACCATTACATGTGCGACATCCTTCCCCTCCTGGAGCGTGCCTGCAGCAGCACTGCCGTCAACGAGCTGGTAGTTTTCATTGTGGTGGGCATTGATATTGGGGTGCCCACAGTCACCATATTCATCTCCTATGCCCTCATTCTTTCTAGCATCCTCCGTATTAACTCCACACAGGGCAGGTCCAAGGCCTTCAGCACTTGCAGCTCCCACATCATGGCCGTTTCTCTCTTCTTTGGGTCCGGGGCATTTATGTACCTCAAACCATCCTCACTCTTACCCATGAACCAGGGTAAAGTGTCCTCCCTGTTCTATACTATTGTGGTGCCCATGCTCAACCCGTTGATCTACAGCCTGAGGAATAAGGATGTCAAAGTGGCCCTGAGAAAAACCTTGGGGAAAAAATCATTCTGAGGAAGAGGCAAGGTTTAGGAAAGTCCGCCCCAACTCGTTGACTTAAATGTCTTTGTTTGCATGAAGGAAAATTTAACTTGGTCTGGAACAAGCTGAATTCATACCAAAAAGAAAGATTCTTCAAAGGAAGTCACACTCAATGGGCCTAAAGAAGCATTTAATCTTCCCAACTCCTATGTCTGAGAACAGCCACAGGCATATGCCTTGTCCAATTCTGTCAATCAGCATCTCAGCTGTTGGACTGTGACTAGAGTTTGGGCTCActtttttcataaatttgctaCTGGTCAACTATACTACGCAGTTGTAGGAGAGATGACCTTGCAGCCCTGTAGGTTTGGGAGTGTCACTACATTTCCAGGGATCTTGGGTTCTAAAAGCAGGTGGGTGCTTTCTGGTAGGGATCATTTCTTCCCTCTTCCAGCCCTAGAGGAGATTATTTCAAACAGGAGCTGGACTCAGATGTGAAAATCTGGTTTTATCTGCAGAACCTTCttgccacttttcttttcttttttcctgccaCTTTTCAAggactaattttgtttttttttttttgctttttgggtcacacccggcagtgctcaggggttattcctggctccaggctcagaaattgctcctggcaggcacgggggaccatatggggcgccgggattcgaacagatgacctcctgcatgaaaggcaaacgccttacctccatgctatctctccggcccctcaaggacTAATTTTAAGTACCACTTTCCCTGAGGTAAGAGGTAGAGGATTTTGTtgaaatgctatttattttactgaccagaaatttttttttagcttttcagTACCCACAGGAGAGACCCAAGGAATAGAGGGGAGGGTTCAATGACTCCCATGCCAGTGGGTTGGTGCTTCTGGGACTTGGTCAGAGGAGGTGTGAGGAGAAGTGATGTACTATGGAAGGCTTCAGAGAAAGTGCTGAGGTTTGAAAGGGTGATATTTGGGAACTTTCATTCTCCTTGCCATATGTCCACCTTGTACCTTTAAAACTAGGCAGAATTTTGAGTGATTCAAGGAGCTATAGACTATTCTAGAGCCACAGAGACAGTTAGTGGTCTAGAGGGAAAGTGGCTGCCGAGTATCCTGGTGCTGCCCATGAAACTTGGGGGTGTTCTCTGTGTACCTCCCTAGATCAACTTTATGACCTTTGTATCTTACTCCCCATTTTTTCTTGTTGGCCTTCTGAGCTTCCTTTGTGGTTTCTCTCTACCATTCCCTTCCTGATTCTCTATGAAGTCTTTCCTACTGTTTTCCTACTTTGCTTCAGAAACTTGTCTGCTCTCTGTCGGGTCTGGTGAAGGGGTTGGGGCAGTTTGACTCTGGTGTGTGAAAACACACAGGTGATGACATTGTGTAAAAGGACTTGGGGGAGCTTTTTGGTCTCAATAAAGCTTGTCTAGAAGTAAAAATAACCATGCCAGCATTGTAAGTTTTTACTTACTGGGAAAACTGTTTCTAACTGATACGATTATCTAGGAAGGTTGATTTCTGCTTGAGAAAATAAAGTTTTGGAGGGGTAGAGAGTTCTGTTCATGAGGCTGGTAAAAAGGTACACAGTAAATTcagagtgaaaagaaagagagagaatatgatATGTCAGGAGAATCTCTGGGCAGTGAATTGTTCATGTGAGAGAAGTGAGTGATGGGGCAGAGAAAGAGTTGATGAAGATGTCAATGCCAAACTGAGGTAGGTGGAACTGAGAGAAATTGGAACCTTCATTTCTGCTAAACAGTGAGCTCaccttgagaaaaattatttgatatcTCTTGAGTATTAGTAGCTTCTGGTTAAAAACATTTTCCCCCACAGACAATAAAATGCTAATCGctcaatatgttttattttcatttctattagatGCCCTTTTCCAACATAAGTATTAGCACTGGTGTTAATTTATTGGGGGATATAAAATTGTTGCTTCCCTCTCTGGGTACTTGcatgttcaaaagaaaaataatggttgGTTTGTGTTCCAGCCCAGGAATGTGGCCAGCTGGCACCAGTCTTTTGGTCCCCAGAAAGATGTCACAGGGGTGGACCCTGTGGCTTCCTAAGGTAAGTTCAAGGACAGATACCTCTACTAAATAGAATTCTAGGAAGTCAGGAAGAGTTGGTTGAGGAGGAGGATGGTTCAAGAGTAAAGACTCCATTTGTCAGGCTTGGATGTAGCTGGTCTCAGAGCAGGACTCTCTTTAGGAAGGAGGTCGTAGAATTTGCTCTCCAAACCcagatgctggggctggagtgatagcacagcatagggtgtttgctttgaatacTGCTGACTTCGACGGACCCGAGTtcattccctagcatcccatatggccccctgaacctgccagtagtgatttctgagtgcagagccaggagtaactaacccctgagcaccacaggatgtggccaaagaaaacaaaagcaaagcaaacccAGATGCTCTGGAGAGTAAGAAAGTACATTGCTAATAATCATACAGTGATAAAGATGAGAATGAAAATTGGTCTAGGAAGAAAATTCAGCTGCTGGTCTGAGGCACTGtcagtcttctctctctctctctctctctctctctctctctctctctctttctctctctctttctctcctgggACTTTAGTCTTCTGGATGCACCCTTATTCCCATATGATGAGATTTCATTTACATCCCAACTAGCAGGAAGACAAACGGGTGAGGAAAGATAAAGTGATGTTCACT
The sequence above is a segment of the Suncus etruscus isolate mSunEtr1 chromosome 8, mSunEtr1.pri.cur, whole genome shotgun sequence genome. Coding sequences within it:
- the LOC126015466 gene encoding olfactory receptor 145, which produces MISEAENFSVTEFVLAGLTDQPALQRPLFFLFLAFYLVTVVGNLGLVILIGLNSHLHTPMYFFLFNLSFIDFCYSTVISPKLLMSFILKKNIISYAGCMAQLFFFLFFVVSESFILSAMAYDRYVAICNPLMYTTSMSPHTCLLLLVGVYVMGFAGAMAHTACMVQLTFCAHNLVNHYMCDILPLLERACSSTAVNELVVFIVVGIDIGVPTVTIFISYALILSSILRINSTQGRSKAFSTCSSHIMAVSLFFGSGAFMYLKPSSLLPMNQGKVSSLFYTIVVPMLNPLIYSLRNKDVKVALRKTLGKKSF